The window CTTCCGCCCCCTACAGCCAGGATAAAATCAACAGATTCCCGCTTACACAACTCAATGCCTTCATATACAAGTGACAGATGGGGATTGGGTACAACCCCTCCCAGGGAAATCCAGTTCACACCTGCCTCATCCAGAGAATGGCATATCCTGCCCAGAAGTCCTGAGCGCTCTGCACTGCTGCTGCCATAATGTACAAGCACTTTTTTACATCCATATTCCTTAACTAACGCCCCTGTTCTTTCCTCTGTCCCTTTTCCAAATATCACTTTGGTCGGCGTATAATACTGAAAATTTTCCATCTTCCGGCTCCCCCTACTCATTTATAATATCTATATGGCACATCTTCATAGCTTCCAGCGCACGGCTATGACTCTTAGGTGTAACCCCGGCACAGCAGGAAGCATCGACTATTACTGGCACTTCCGGCAAATATGCTTTTAAAAGCATTGCATTAGAAATCACACAAATATCTGTACAAAGCCCTATAAGTGTGATGCTCTCTATAGGTTCTTTATGTCTGTGATATTCCTGCAGCTTTTCACTAAGATAAAGACTGCCAAATCCTGGTTTATTGACCGGCTCCTCAGTTAATAATCCGGCAATTTCATGGCGGATCTCCCACCCCCGTGTACCCTGTATGCAATGCATAACCGGAAGGTGGGCCCCCTCCTGGGTTTCCATATAATTGTCTGCATGAGTATCCCTGGTAGCCAGCACAAGACCGCCAAACTCTCTGATCCGCTCCACTACCCTGGGCACAATCTCCTGTGCTTCCTTAGTCCCCAATGCTCCGTCAATAAAATCATTTTGCATGTCAATCACTGCCAATACTTTCATAATCCGCCCTATCCTTTCTTTATATTTGTGTTTCCAAATACAATCTCACTTCTCTGTCTTTCTCTAAATCTCTAAATCCCTCTTCCTCTCCACTTCGCCAAATATCCGCCAGTCTCCTTAAAAACTTATACCCAAAGGGCACCCCATAACACATGTCCTTCGGACGGGGGGACTTCGTCCAATAAGGTAAACCCAACCCAGCAGGCTGCCAATATGCAAGAAGTATATATAATCCACAGCTTCCAAAATGTACATGAACTTATAAACTTAAATGCCTCTCAGTATTATAAAGTATACCATATCCTCTCTCCCTCCCGCAACTTATGCCCTGACCACTGGCCCACAATTTAAGCCGTAATACAGCAGCCATGGCAGTTACTCCCGGGAAAGGAATCATTAACCATCCCCCAAGATCTAGAAATGTCTATAATAAGCTGTTATAATCAAAAAAGAACCGTTGTTCTGTCCGTTTGTTTTTTACAGGCCAGACTCTAAACAACGGCTGCTCCCAGATAGTTTTTAGGTATATAAGGAGGAATTTTATGCAATACATCAGCCATTACCACTCCCCTTTGGGAGATATTCTTTTAGCCGCAGATACGATCGGACTGACAGGATTATGGTTTGAAGGACAAAAATATTTTGCCCTGCATTTAGATAAGAAACATGAGGAGAGAGAACTCCCTGTATTCGAACAGGCCAAATGCTGGCTCCAAACTTATTTTTCTGGAAAAGAGCCTGATTTTACAGTCCCCCTTCATTTTACAGGGACAGACTTCCAAAATCAGGTGTGGGAGATTCTCCGTTCCATTCCATACGGCAATACCATTACCTATGGCCAGGCCGCGAAACAGATAGCTGTAAAAAGAGGACTTCCCCATATGTCGGCCCAGGCAGTGGGCAGTGCCATCGGTCATAATCCTATGTCTGTCATTG of the Luxibacter massiliensis genome contains:
- a CDS encoding cysteine hydrolase family protein, translated to MKVLAVIDMQNDFIDGALGTKEAQEIVPRVVERIREFGGLVLATRDTHADNYMETQEGAHLPVMHCIQGTRGWEIRHEIAGLLTEEPVNKPGFGSLYLSEKLQEYHRHKEPIESITLIGLCTDICVISNAMLLKAYLPEVPVIVDASCCAGVTPKSHSRALEAMKMCHIDIINE
- a CDS encoding methylated-DNA--[protein]-cysteine S-methyltransferase gives rise to the protein MQYISHYHSPLGDILLAADTIGLTGLWFEGQKYFALHLDKKHEERELPVFEQAKCWLQTYFSGKEPDFTVPLHFTGTDFQNQVWEILRSIPYGNTITYGQAAKQIAVKRGLPHMSAQAVGSAIGHNPMSVIVPCHRVVGTNGSLTGYAGGIDKKIKLLELENVDMKNFFIPRKGTAL